From a single Helicoverpa armigera isolate CAAS_96S chromosome 7, ASM3070526v1, whole genome shotgun sequence genomic region:
- the LOC126056102 gene encoding uncharacterized protein LOC126056102: protein MSLFPAYAQTSNITQTDSEGDLIPILFIMDVVITIEKYEISGEWLAEAQLLASDTDEEREACRPRAATSPPEHHQHFYVDRKLDVANLRVSTLYYPGRPQYEAPAPHAALGAPARSPRRAAAARRYYAAPAPPPAPPHHELAQRTRAFRDLLAAAPHDEETWLHFIDFQECTRDPDAALAAATEAAAVLGSSRRVRAALHRARGLALSPHRRLELLRGELAAAGGDGALLTELWLRVLACAAEAGGEGLEAAAAAALAGTRGHAAAYPHVLYAYGAYLRAAGHWERLVLLLELVASMNFPPAAFPPPPDPDRELEQERRLTELEDKALSSALPLSTVWVRVERARAAAHWRPAQPPGAPPPGTLPPGAPPPALPPADPERTPAPADVAELLRAAAPQAADLLLVQMLRLAKVPLLPAAQFSLERVHAEGGALGDAAEAGGAEALLSLLRAARRLPPAHPARQPGAAALLALLADPPHYFSDDAGYLRWVSALWDAACGWAAPGDARAALLCWRLRWLHSLQLLLDMEEEAGRSEARRIRQHARAALKRFGDDHPLPYAQLARLLHAAGDAPQARAAAARAASAALRRPLAHQRLYVARVMGEVSDDDALGDWACVCAALARPLPPDAARPPPPELRAAALAACEAECARLEHAAPGDAGVLGVAARAGRVGGARAAGGRRAARGAAGARAGGGARRGGRGGSLLGAQRLRAGGGGGARPAPRAVRARRGAALPPQCLPRISVRRGAAVGVARRRDAAGAAARRHARVALAPRRAGARAAGAAAARRRAGRRGGALLAAARLEAEARAQCPRTQRALHAALDRLPQHKWLAVRGAAWLGAEAAALADVLLERRLRLHALLDELAPLEPAQLHEPHSL, encoded by the exons ATGTCTTTATTCCCGGCTTACGCTCAAACTTCAAACATTACTCAAACTGATAGTGAAGGTGACTTAATACCTATtctttttattatggatgttgtGATAACGATTGAAAAAtatg AGATAAGTGGCGAGTGGCTGGCTGAGGCACAGCTGCTGGCGAGCGACACAGACGAGGAGCGCGAGGCGTGCCGGCCACGCGCCGCCACCTCACCGCCCGAACACCATCAGCACTTCTATGTTGATCGCAAGTTAGATGTCGCCAACTTGCGGGTCTCTACGCTTTATTACCCTGGAAGACCACA GTACGAGGCGCCGGCCCCGCACGCGGCGCTGGGCGCGCCCGCCCgctcgccgcgccgcgccgccgccgcgcgccgctactacgccgcgcccgcgccgccgcccgcgccgccgcaccACGAGCTGGCGCAGCGCACGCGCGCCTTCCGCGACCTGCTCGCCGCCGCTCCCCACGACGAGGAAACGTGGCTGCACTTCATTGACTTCCAA GAGTGCACGCGAGATCCCGACGCCGCGCTGGCGGCGGCCACCGAGGCCGCGGCTGTGCTGGGCTCGTCGCGGCGCGTGCGGGCCGCGCTGCACCGCGCGCGCGGGCTGGCGCTGTCGCCGCACCGCCGCCTGGAGCTGCTGCGCGGGGAgctggcggcggcgggcggcgacgGCGCGCTGCTGACGGAGCTGTGGCTGCGCGTGCTGGCGTGCGCGGCGGAGGCGGGCGGCGAGGGgctggaggcggcggcggcggcggcgctggcgggcACGCGCGGCCACGCGGCGGCGTACCCGCACGTGCTGTACGCGTACG GCGCGTACCTGCGCGCGGCGGGCCACTGGGAGCGGCTGGTGCTGCTGCTGGAGCTGGTGGCCAGCATGAACTTCCCGCCCGCCGCCTTCCCGCCGCCTCCTGACCCCGACCGGGAACTCGAACAGGAGCGCCGTTTAACTGAGCTCGAGGACAAG GCGCTGAGCAGCGCGCTGCCGCTGAGCACGGTGTGGGTGCGCGTCGAGCgggcccgcgccgccgcgcacTGGCGCCCCGCGCAGCCGCCCGGGGCCCCGCCGCCCGGGACCCTGCCGCCCGGGGCCCCGCCGCCTGCCCTGCCGCCCGCCGACCCCGAGCGCACGCCGGCGCCGGCCGACGTGGCGGAGCTGctgcgcgccgccgcgccgcaaGCCGCCGACCTGCTGCTGGTGCAGATGCTGCGCCTCGCCAAG GTGCCGCTGCTGCCGGCGGCGCAGTTCTCGCTGGAGCGCGTGCACGCGGAGGGCGGCGCGCTGGGCGACGCGGCGGAGGCGGGCGGCGCGGAGGCGCTGCTGTCGCTGctccgcgccgcgcgccgcctgcCGCCCGCGCACCCCGCGCGCCAGCCCGGCGCCgccgcgctgctggcgctgctggCGGACCCGCCGCACTACTTCTCCGACGACGCGGGCTACCTGCGCTGGGTGTCGGCGCTGTGGGACGCCGCCTGCGGCTGGGCGGCGCCGGGCGACGCGCGCGCCGCGCTGCTGTGCTGGCGTCTGCGCTGGCTGCACTCGCTGCAGCTGCTGCTCGATATGGAG GAGGAGGCGGGCCGCAGCGAGGCGCGACGCATCCGACAGCACGCGCGCGCTGCACTCAAGCGCTTCGGCGACGACCATCCGCTGCCGTACGCACAGCTCGCCCGCCTGCTGCACGCCGCCGGCGACGCGCCGCaggcccgcgccgccgccgcccgcgccgccagcgccgcgctgcgccgccCGCTCGCGCACCAGCGCCTCTACGTCGCCAG GGTGATGGGCGAGGTGAGCGACGACGACGCGCTCGGCGACTGGGCGTGCGTGTGCGCCGCGCTCGCGCGCCCGCTGCCGCCCGAcgccgcgcgcccgccgccgcccgagcTGCGCGCGGCCGCGCTGGCGGCGTGCGAGGCGGAGTGCGCGCGCCTGGAGCACGCGGCGCCGGGCGACGCGGGCGTGCTGGGCGTTGCTGCCCGCGCCGGCCGAgtgggcggcgcgcgcgcggctggcgggcggcgcgcggcgcgaggCGCTGCTGGCGCgcgcgctggcggcggcgcgcggcgcggagGGCGAGGCGGCTCGCTACTGGGAGCACAGCGCCTGCGCGctggtggcggcggcggcgcgcgaccAGCGCCTCGCgcagtgcgcgcgcgccgcggcGCCGCTCTTCCCCCACAATGCCTTCCTCGCATTAG CGTGCGGCGGGGCGCCGCTGTGGGCGTGGCGCGGCGGCGCGACGCAGCTGGAGCGGCTGCGCGGCGCCACGCTCGCGTCGCGctcgcaccgcgccgcgctggCGCACGCGCTGCCGGCGCTgctgcggcgcggcggcgcgctgggc ggcgcggcggcgcgctgctggcggcggcgcgcctggaggcggaggcgcgcgcgcagTGCCCGCGCACGCAGCGCGCGCTGCACGCGGCGCTGGACCGCCTGCCGCAGCACAAG TGGCTGGCggtgcgcggcgcggcgtggctGGGCGCGGAGGCGGCGGCGCTGGCCGACGTGCTGCTGGAGCGGCGCCTGCGCCTGCACGCGCTGCTGGACGAGCTGGCGCCGCTCGAGCCGGCGCAGCTGCACGAGCCGCACTCCTTATGA